The Verrucomicrobiota bacterium genome includes a window with the following:
- a CDS encoding serine hydroxymethyltransferase yields the protein MRLGRLEEVDPEVSGAIRAEERRQEEGLELIASENFVSRAVMEAAGSVMTNKYAEGYPGKRWYGGCVNMDTVEDLARARVKELFGADHANVQPHSGTQANIAAYMALLEPGDTVMAMNLAHGGHLSHGHELNFSGRTYRIVQYGVSRKTERLDYDELEAMALEHKPRLLLAGASAYPFIIDFPRMRAIADKVGAYFMVDMAHFAGLVAGGVHPSPVPYADIVTTTTHKTLRGPRGGVILCREQFSRQIDTLVFPGNQGGPLMHAIAAKAVAFKEALAPEFKAYQRQVAANAKAIATALGERGLRIVGGGTETHLLLADVTGLGTTGKEASAVLDEAAITVNKNLIPFDSKSAFVASGIRVGTPAVTTRGMKEPEMALIAELLVEALRKREDKAALAGIKARVHELTAKFPLYR from the coding sequence ATGCGGCTAGGAAGGCTTGAGGAGGTTGACCCGGAGGTTTCTGGGGCGATCCGGGCGGAGGAGCGGCGGCAGGAGGAGGGGCTGGAGCTGATCGCTTCGGAGAACTTCGTCAGCCGGGCGGTGATGGAAGCGGCCGGGTCGGTGATGACGAACAAGTACGCCGAGGGGTACCCGGGCAAGCGTTGGTACGGCGGCTGCGTCAATATGGACACGGTCGAGGACTTGGCGCGTGCGCGGGTCAAGGAGCTGTTCGGCGCCGATCATGCCAACGTGCAGCCGCACTCGGGCACGCAGGCCAATATCGCCGCCTACATGGCGCTGCTCGAGCCGGGCGATACGGTGATGGCCATGAACCTGGCGCATGGCGGGCACCTGTCGCACGGCCACGAGCTGAACTTCAGCGGCCGGACGTACCGCATCGTTCAGTACGGCGTGAGCCGGAAGACCGAGCGGCTCGACTACGATGAGCTCGAGGCGATGGCGCTCGAACACAAGCCGAGGCTGCTGTTGGCCGGGGCGAGCGCGTATCCGTTCATCATTGATTTTCCGCGCATGCGGGCGATCGCCGACAAGGTGGGCGCGTACTTCATGGTCGATATGGCGCACTTCGCCGGGCTCGTGGCAGGCGGGGTGCATCCGTCGCCGGTGCCGTATGCGGATATCGTGACGACGACGACGCACAAGACACTGCGCGGGCCGCGCGGCGGGGTGATTTTGTGCCGCGAGCAGTTCTCTCGACAGATCGACACGCTCGTGTTCCCCGGCAACCAGGGTGGGCCGCTGATGCACGCGATCGCGGCCAAGGCGGTGGCGTTCAAGGAGGCGCTCGCGCCCGAGTTCAAGGCGTACCAGCGCCAGGTTGCCGCGAACGCCAAGGCGATCGCCACAGCGCTCGGCGAGCGCGGGCTGCGCATCGTGGGCGGCGGGACCGAGACGCACCTCCTGCTGGCCGACGTGACGGGCCTGGGCACGACGGGCAAGGAGGCGTCGGCCGTGCTCGATGAGGCGGCGATCACGGTGAACAAGAACCTCATCCCGTTCGACAGTAAGAGCGCGTTCGTCGCCAGCGGCATCCGCGTGGGCACGCCGGCCGTGACCACGCGCGGGATGAAGGAGCCTGAGATGGCGCTCATCGCCGAGCTGCTCGTCGAGGCGCTCCGCAAGCGGGAGGATAAGGCCGCGCTGGCCGGCATCAAGGCGCGCGTCCACGAGCTGACGGCGAAGTTCCCGTTGTACCGGTAA